The following are encoded in a window of Flavobacterium sp. WC2421 genomic DNA:
- a CDS encoding T9SS type B sorting domain-containing protein, translated as MIKNIKLIALSLIISIFFSVRMSSQTIQWENTIGGNDYDWSDFIELSNDGNYILGGYSYSNISDDKTENSRGEGDYWLIKIDDTSGNLLWQKTIGGNSFDHLTSAKETKDGGYILGGYSSSGISGEKTQNSRGQDDYWVVKLDKNRNIIWDKTYGGSGVDRLTSIIQTVDGGYLMGGSSDSNISGDKTENSKGNLDMWIIKIDASGNIMWQKTFGGDNSDWVQSLLKTADGGYLLAGSSNSNISGDKTQNSRGGGDYWVLKIDSLGTIVWQKTIGGNNGDYLKSIIATSDGNYILGGDSFSNISGDKTENTLNNSNDVWILKLNDFGQILWQKNIGANDTEVFADIRMTSDNGFILGIMSYSGISGYKTEASRGDRDYWIVKLDAAGQFEWDKTVGGDSLDQTQSIVQAKDGGYVALGWSQSNISGDKTENKSGLQDFWVVKLQLCSQNLSATSNSPICEGNSIQLSASGGTNYAWTGPNGFNSLEQNPSILNANASQSGQYTCSITGTGGCDDKKSATVVINIETVPTANSPQEFCTQQNATLSNVIISGDNIKWYDSQTGGTELLETTLLKNGINYYASQTINNCESSRIVINTRILADANCQPVTDIDSSITYPKFFTPNEDGFNDTWKVKFSADEIGLSVKIFDRYGKLIKELTHSNAWDGTFNGHELPSTDYWFVVTRANGIEYRGHFSLKR; from the coding sequence ATGATAAAAAATATAAAACTCATTGCCCTCTCACTAATCATTTCAATCTTTTTTTCTGTCCGAATGAGTTCCCAAACCATACAATGGGAAAATACTATTGGAGGTAATGATTATGATTGGAGTGATTTTATAGAACTGTCTAATGATGGAAATTATATTTTGGGTGGATATTCTTACTCTAATATATCTGATGATAAAACTGAAAATTCAAGAGGAGAAGGTGATTATTGGTTAATTAAAATTGATGACACTTCTGGTAATTTATTATGGCAAAAAACTATTGGCGGAAACAGTTTTGATCATTTAACTTCAGCAAAAGAAACGAAGGATGGCGGTTACATCCTTGGTGGCTACAGTTCTTCAGGAATATCAGGAGAAAAAACTCAAAATTCAAGGGGACAAGATGACTATTGGGTTGTAAAATTAGATAAAAACCGGAATATTATTTGGGACAAAACCTATGGTGGAAGTGGTGTAGATCGATTGACATCAATAATTCAAACTGTGGATGGTGGTTATCTTATGGGAGGTTCTTCAGACTCTAACATTTCAGGAGATAAAACTGAAAATTCAAAGGGGAATCTAGATATGTGGATTATTAAAATTGATGCATCCGGGAATATAATGTGGCAAAAAACATTTGGAGGAGACAATTCTGATTGGGTTCAATCTCTACTAAAAACAGCTGATGGAGGTTATCTATTAGCTGGCTCTTCAAACTCAAATATTTCTGGTGATAAAACCCAAAATTCAAGAGGAGGAGGAGATTACTGGGTTTTAAAAATCGATAGTTTAGGTACTATTGTCTGGCAAAAAACTATTGGAGGAAATAATGGAGATTATTTAAAATCTATAATAGCGACCTCAGATGGCAATTACATTTTAGGAGGTGATTCTTTCTCCAACATTTCTGGAGATAAAACAGAAAATACATTGAATAATTCTAATGATGTTTGGATTCTCAAATTAAATGATTTTGGGCAAATTTTATGGCAAAAAAATATTGGAGCAAATGATACTGAAGTATTTGCAGATATCCGAATGACCTCGGATAATGGTTTTATTCTAGGCATCATGTCCTACTCGGGAATTTCAGGCTACAAAACTGAAGCTTCAAGGGGAGACCGTGATTATTGGATTGTAAAACTCGATGCAGCTGGTCAATTTGAATGGGATAAAACTGTAGGCGGTGATAGTCTTGACCAAACACAATCTATAGTACAAGCCAAAGATGGAGGTTATGTTGCGTTAGGCTGGTCACAGTCTAATATATCTGGAGATAAAACAGAAAATAAAAGTGGGCTACAGGATTTTTGGGTGGTTAAACTCCAATTGTGCTCTCAAAACCTTTCTGCTACCAGTAATTCTCCAATTTGTGAGGGCAATTCCATACAGCTATCTGCATCTGGCGGGACTAATTATGCTTGGACTGGACCAAATGGTTTTAATTCATTAGAACAAAATCCATCCATATTAAATGCAAATGCATCACAAAGTGGTCAATACACTTGTAGTATAACAGGAACTGGTGGATGCGATGATAAGAAGTCAGCTACTGTTGTGATAAACATTGAAACAGTACCAACAGCAAATTCTCCACAGGAATTTTGTACACAACAAAATGCAACTTTAAGTAATGTAATTATTAGCGGTGACAATATAAAATGGTATGATTCACAAACTGGGGGTACTGAATTACTTGAAACAACTTTACTAAAAAACGGAATAAATTATTATGCGTCACAAACTATAAATAATTGTGAAAGCAGTCGTATTGTAATAAATACCCGAATTTTAGCAGATGCAAATTGTCAACCAGTAACTGACATTGATTCATCAATAACGTATCCTAAATTCTTCACCCCAAACGAAGATGGATTTAACGATACATGGAAAGTTAAATTTTCAGCAGATGAGATAGGATTAAGCGTAAAAATATTTGACCGTTATGGTAAACTCATCAAAGAATTAACGCACAGCAACGCTTGGGACGGAACATTCAACGGACATGAACTTCCCTCAACCGATTATTGGTTTGTGGTAACTAGAGCAAATGGCATAGAATACCGAGGGCATTTTAGCTTAAAACGCTAA
- a CDS encoding radical SAM protein, translating to MKTKLFLITPPFTQLNTPYPATAYIKGFLNTKNIDSVQADLGIEVILKLFSKEGLQSLFEVASLKFATPVRLSVSGEVREISDNSKRICALKEEYIKTIDSVIAFLQGKNPTLALQICQEDYLPEASRFAQLEELDWAFGTMGTQDKAKHLATLYLEDISDFIVECVDANFGFSRYAERLGRSANSFDELYEALQQEPTYIDTVLLSILQERIETIQPTLFLISVPFPGNLYSAFRSAQWVKKHHPEIKVSMGGGFPNTELRSLSDARVFEFIDFITLDDGEAPVEELIANIEEPNYKSFKRTFLLENGKVVYKNNSTKSDYKQSQVGTPDYSDLPLDKYISVIEIVNPMHRMWSDGRWNKLTMAHGCYWGKCTFCDISLDYIKIYEPVAASLLCDRMEEMIAQTGENGFHYVDEAAPPALMRALALEILRRKLSVTWWTNIRFEKSFTKDLCLLVKASGCIAVSGGLEVASDRLLKLIDKGVTVEQVAKVTRNFTEAGVMVHAYLMYGYPTQTIQETVDSLEMVRQLFEVGVLQSGFWHQFAMTAHSPVGLYPEKFGVVKETEVIGTFANNDINYIDSTGIDHDKFSFGLKKSLFNFMHGICFDYELQDWFEFKIPKTKISPDFIFDALQENDGFNIKPTAKIVWLGGTPFVDYFTKTKKGNSWEMMSLTFHDKKESFTIQTNKEEGEWLAEILLKIAVSNAKIYSFQEIKSDFETHFEDFELFWYSKPINSLREFGLLVL from the coding sequence TTGAAAACTAAACTTTTCCTCATTACCCCGCCGTTTACCCAACTGAATACACCATATCCGGCAACGGCATATATAAAAGGGTTTCTGAATACTAAAAATATTGATTCAGTTCAGGCAGATTTAGGTATTGAGGTTATTTTAAAATTGTTTTCGAAAGAAGGATTGCAAAGTTTATTTGAAGTTGCAAGTTTAAAGTTTGCTACGCCAGTTCGACTTTCAGTCTCGGGTGAAGTTAGAGAAATTTCAGATAATTCCAAACGTATTTGCGCATTAAAGGAGGAATATATTAAAACAATCGATTCGGTAATTGCTTTTCTACAAGGTAAAAATCCAACCTTAGCTTTGCAAATTTGCCAAGAAGATTATTTGCCAGAAGCTTCTCGTTTTGCACAATTAGAAGAACTCGATTGGGCTTTTGGGACCATGGGAACACAAGATAAAGCGAAACATTTGGCTACTTTGTATCTCGAAGATATCTCCGATTTTATAGTGGAATGTGTGGATGCAAATTTTGGTTTCAGTCGTTATGCAGAACGTTTAGGAAGATCGGCAAATTCTTTTGATGAATTGTACGAGGCTTTACAACAAGAACCTACTTATATTGACACTGTTTTACTTTCGATTTTGCAAGAAAGAATTGAAACCATACAGCCCACATTATTCTTGATTTCAGTTCCCTTTCCAGGGAATTTATATAGTGCCTTTAGATCTGCACAATGGGTAAAAAAACACCATCCCGAAATTAAGGTTTCGATGGGAGGCGGTTTCCCCAATACCGAATTACGTTCGTTATCTGATGCTCGAGTTTTTGAATTTATTGATTTTATTACTTTGGATGATGGCGAAGCTCCTGTTGAGGAATTGATTGCCAATATTGAAGAACCCAATTACAAGTCTTTTAAAAGAACGTTTCTTCTTGAAAACGGAAAAGTAGTTTACAAAAATAATTCTACCAAAAGTGATTACAAACAATCCCAAGTAGGAACGCCAGATTATTCCGATTTGCCTTTGGATAAATACATTTCGGTTATCGAAATCGTAAACCCAATGCACCGCATGTGGTCTGATGGTCGCTGGAATAAATTGACTATGGCACATGGTTGTTACTGGGGAAAATGTACATTTTGTGATATATCATTAGATTACATTAAAATTTACGAACCAGTAGCTGCTAGTTTACTTTGTGATCGAATGGAGGAAATGATTGCGCAAACAGGTGAAAATGGTTTTCATTATGTTGATGAAGCAGCACCACCTGCATTGATGCGTGCCTTGGCTCTTGAAATATTGAGAAGAAAATTATCTGTGACTTGGTGGACCAACATTCGTTTCGAAAAAAGCTTTACTAAAGATTTATGTTTGTTGGTGAAAGCTTCCGGTTGTATCGCTGTTTCTGGTGGACTTGAAGTAGCTTCGGATCGTTTGTTAAAATTAATAGATAAAGGCGTAACTGTTGAACAAGTGGCTAAAGTCACTCGAAACTTTACGGAAGCCGGCGTAATGGTTCATGCGTATTTGATGTACGGTTATCCTACACAAACAATTCAAGAAACGGTGGATAGTCTTGAAATGGTACGCCAATTGTTTGAAGTAGGCGTATTGCAATCAGGGTTTTGGCACCAATTTGCCATGACAGCACACAGTCCAGTGGGATTGTATCCTGAGAAATTTGGAGTTGTAAAAGAAACCGAAGTTATTGGGACTTTTGCTAATAACGATATTAATTATATCGACTCAACAGGAATCGACCATGACAAATTCAGTTTTGGATTAAAGAAATCGTTGTTCAACTTCATGCACGGTATCTGTTTTGATTATGAGTTGCAAGATTGGTTTGAATTTAAAATTCCGAAAACTAAAATCTCTCCCGATTTTATTTTTGATGCACTTCAAGAAAACGATGGTTTTAATATCAAACCTACAGCCAAAATTGTTTGGTTAGGTGGAACCCCTTTTGTAGACTATTTTACTAAAACTAAAAAAGGAAATTCTTGGGAAATGATGAGTTTGACTTTTCATGATAAAAAAGAAAGTTTTACAATTCAAACCAACAAGGAAGAGGGCGAATGGCTTGCAGAAATACTTTTAAAAATAGCTGTTTCTAATGCTAAAATTTATTCTTTCCAAGAAATTAAATCTGATTTTGAAACTCATTTTGAAGACTTTGAATTATTTTGGTATTCAAAACCTATTAATTCATTAAGAGAATTTGGATTATTGGTGTTGTAG
- the accC gene encoding acetyl-CoA carboxylase biotin carboxylase subunit has translation MKKILVANRGEIAIRVMKTARKMGIKTVAVYSTVDRNAPHVKFADEAVCIGGAPSSESYLLGSKIIEVAKSLNVDAIHPGYGFLSENADFAEEAEKNNIIFIGPKSKAIHIMGSKLAAKEAVKKYNIPMVPGYDKAITDVEKAKVVAKEIGFPILIKASAGGGGKGMRVVENEAEFESQMDRAISEAISAFGDGAVFIEKYVGSPRHIEIQIMADSHGNILYLFERECSIQRRHQKVIEEAPSSVLTPELRKEMGEAAVLVAKSCDYLGAGTVEFLLDENNNFYFLEMNTRLQVEHPVTELITGTDLVELQIRVARGEELSIKQEDLKIKGHAMELRVYAEDPMNDFLPSVGHLDVYQLPVGKGIRVDNGFEQGMDIPIYYDPMLAKLITYGETREEAIQIMLEAIDGYQVEGVETTLPFGKFVFDHEAFRSGNFDTHFVKKYYNADLLKNQLAQEAEIAAMVALKHYFEDQKIVRLPN, from the coding sequence ATGAAAAAAATATTAGTTGCCAATAGAGGGGAAATTGCTATTAGAGTAATGAAAACCGCCCGTAAAATGGGGATTAAAACAGTTGCAGTATATTCAACTGTAGATAGAAATGCACCACATGTAAAATTTGCTGATGAAGCGGTTTGTATTGGAGGAGCTCCTTCTAGTGAATCCTATTTGTTAGGAAGTAAAATCATCGAAGTGGCCAAATCTTTAAACGTGGATGCGATTCACCCAGGGTATGGATTCTTGAGTGAAAATGCTGATTTTGCCGAAGAGGCCGAAAAAAACAATATCATCTTTATTGGTCCCAAGTCGAAAGCAATTCATATCATGGGAAGTAAGCTAGCAGCCAAAGAGGCTGTTAAAAAATACAATATTCCAATGGTTCCTGGTTATGATAAAGCCATTACCGATGTGGAAAAAGCCAAAGTTGTAGCTAAAGAAATAGGTTTTCCAATTCTAATAAAAGCGTCAGCTGGTGGTGGAGGTAAAGGAATGCGTGTAGTAGAAAACGAAGCCGAATTTGAATCTCAAATGGATCGTGCAATTAGCGAAGCTATTTCTGCTTTTGGAGATGGTGCTGTTTTTATAGAAAAATATGTGGGTTCGCCAAGGCATATAGAAATCCAAATAATGGCTGACAGTCATGGAAATATTTTGTATTTATTCGAAAGAGAATGTAGTATACAAAGACGTCACCAAAAAGTTATCGAAGAAGCACCTTCCTCTGTTTTAACACCAGAATTGCGAAAAGAGATGGGTGAAGCTGCCGTTTTAGTAGCTAAATCTTGTGATTATCTTGGAGCAGGAACGGTGGAGTTTTTATTGGACGAAAATAATAATTTTTACTTCTTAGAGATGAACACCCGCTTGCAAGTAGAGCACCCAGTTACTGAATTAATCACAGGAACTGATTTAGTCGAACTACAAATTAGAGTCGCTAGAGGAGAAGAATTATCAATCAAACAAGAAGACCTGAAAATAAAAGGACATGCGATGGAATTGCGTGTCTATGCCGAAGATCCTATGAATGATTTTCTACCTAGTGTAGGTCATTTGGATGTTTACCAATTGCCTGTTGGCAAAGGAATTCGTGTAGATAATGGTTTTGAGCAAGGAATGGATATTCCTATTTATTATGATCCAATGCTAGCAAAGTTGATTACCTATGGAGAAACACGTGAGGAAGCTATTCAAATTATGCTAGAAGCCATAGATGGTTATCAAGTAGAAGGAGTAGAAACAACATTACCTTTTGGGAAATTTGTCTTTGATCATGAGGCGTTTCGTTCTGGAAATTTTGACACCCATTTTGTAAAAAAATATTACAACGCGGATTTGTTGAAAAACCAATTGGCTCAGGAAGCTGAAATTGCTGCTATGGTAGCATTAAAACACTATTTTGAAGATCAAAAAATCGTAAGATTACCAAATTGA
- a CDS encoding T9SS type B sorting domain-containing protein — protein sequence MKQKLLFLFLLITLASFAQKSSQTIGFKENKGQIIDQNGKPNNTVKYLLNTRGLNVQLRKDGFSYDIYETKKHPIKERLEEKRAFPSLKNNDKKVPDYTLEYVFHRVDIDFVNSNPNVELVTNKASTDYDNYYNIPNKPEGVINVHQYQQITYKNIYPNIDVVFSIPKDTLKTVEYNFVVHPKGNISDIQLKFNGAKTELVDNKIKMQVRFGEMEETLPASWTEDGMSKKSINVAYSKIKKDVYGFKTANAISNKTVIIDPVPVRLWGTYFGGENGETPTSLFCKDDYIYLTGTTTSTDNIASAGANTFYYASISDYDSFLVKFNSNGTRVWSTYYGGRKADIIFQVKVSNNQNVYIVGETLSDNNISTPNSFEPNFDSIIQDGRQKLAGFFVKFDTNGERKWGTYYWGSISNLSIDSSEKIYISGATFADKKISTPNAHQINIDNPSLNPIYGYFSDGFIAKFNSDGDKEWGTYYGGLDDDYISDSQIDSNGFLYFSGITSSSNNIASINTTNTPSHSNADSFLIKFSPNGNRIWGTYFGGEKHDYAFSLGIDSNNYLYTFGWTQSLSNISTPGVFQEVYNDSFWATDNNGCIFKFNSDGDKIWGTYFFSETLKGSVSKNGDLYFTGTTSINIPSISTPNAYQEDNNGRAQAYLENFDNNGKRKWGTFYGGNYGGSTGNVSATDNNGNIYLAGTTSSSDYIATPNTHQTNLYNSGNDAYLIKFKDCESSALVTSNSPICIGNTLELKASGGTDYVWTGPNGFTSTIQNPTIPNATASNGGQYTCSITGSGGCDDTKKVDVIIGDIEAPIPNLAFLPTITGDCKTIINTIPTATDVCAGTITATTTSPLSYSLPGNYTVIWEYNDGNGNTSTQNQTITIIAQPLPTAPSTQTFCIQQNATINEIKITGQNIKWYDALTNGNLLANTTPLQNGITYYASQTIDGCESDRISVLINIQNTPTPTGSANQTFCKSQNPTLDTIVASGTAIQWYDIGGTLLSNSTALQDGITYYASQTENGCESTNKLAIIISLISTLPANDYAELFCDDLNDGSEKVDLSDYNSKLISNTAGYTFSYYSNYSAAENQLVSSQITNFSNFNLSLGDNKIYVRINSNTPCYAISELKLTLLSKPKITIPDVVPICENNTITIDAGLDYDTYLWSTGETSSSINVDNPGNYSVTVTNNYSTISCSSTKNFEVRQSNIATITSIDTQDWTDNQNTITVYATGAGDFEYSIDGIHFQDEPQFTNIISGQYTVHVRDKNGCGTVTDEVYLLMYPKFFTPNGDGFNDTWKIKFSNVEIGLSVKIFDRYGKLIKELTHNNDWDGRLNGQELPATDYWFVVTRANGTEYRGHFSLKR from the coding sequence ATGAAACAAAAATTACTCTTTCTTTTTTTATTAATAACTCTAGCTTCTTTTGCCCAAAAGAGTAGTCAAACAATTGGTTTTAAAGAAAACAAAGGGCAAATTATTGACCAAAATGGCAAACCAAATAATACAGTTAAATACCTATTAAACACTAGAGGATTAAATGTTCAACTGAGAAAGGATGGATTTTCGTATGACATATATGAAACGAAAAAACATCCTATAAAAGAACGTTTAGAAGAAAAAAGAGCATTCCCTTCATTAAAAAATAATGATAAAAAAGTACCTGATTATACTTTAGAATACGTTTTTCATAGAGTAGATATTGATTTTGTAAATTCAAATCCTAATGTTGAATTAGTAACTAACAAAGCATCTACTGATTATGATAATTATTATAATATACCCAATAAACCAGAAGGTGTTATCAATGTACATCAATACCAACAAATCACTTACAAGAATATTTACCCTAATATTGATGTTGTATTCTCCATCCCTAAAGACACGCTTAAAACCGTAGAATATAATTTTGTGGTACATCCAAAAGGGAACATATCAGATATACAATTGAAATTTAATGGTGCTAAAACAGAATTAGTTGACAATAAAATCAAAATGCAAGTTCGTTTTGGTGAAATGGAAGAAACTCTTCCCGCCAGTTGGACCGAAGACGGAATGAGTAAAAAGTCAATAAATGTTGCTTATTCAAAAATTAAAAAAGATGTGTATGGATTTAAAACAGCAAATGCTATCTCGAATAAAACGGTAATTATTGATCCTGTTCCAGTGAGGCTGTGGGGAACTTATTTTGGGGGAGAAAATGGAGAAACTCCTACATCTCTTTTTTGCAAAGACGATTATATCTATTTAACCGGTACAACCACTAGCACCGATAATATTGCTAGTGCTGGAGCAAACACATTCTATTATGCCTCAATTAGCGACTATGACAGCTTCTTAGTGAAATTCAACAGTAATGGAACAAGAGTTTGGAGTACTTATTATGGGGGGAGAAAAGCGGACATTATATTTCAAGTAAAAGTCTCAAACAATCAAAATGTATATATTGTAGGGGAAACACTAAGTGACAATAACATTTCTACACCTAATAGTTTCGAACCTAATTTCGACTCAATTATTCAGGATGGAAGGCAAAAACTGGCAGGCTTTTTTGTGAAATTTGATACTAATGGTGAAAGAAAATGGGGTACATATTATTGGGGTAGCATTAGTAACTTATCTATTGATTCTTCCGAAAAAATATACATATCAGGAGCAACATTTGCTGATAAAAAAATATCTACTCCAAATGCACATCAAATTAATATTGACAACCCTAGTTTAAATCCTATTTACGGCTATTTTAGTGATGGATTCATTGCTAAATTTAATTCAGATGGAGATAAAGAATGGGGAACTTATTATGGAGGACTAGATGACGACTACATTTCTGATTCTCAAATCGATTCCAACGGATTTCTATATTTTTCAGGAATTACCTCAAGTTCAAATAATATCGCTTCAATAAATACAACAAATACTCCTAGTCACTCTAATGCAGATAGTTTTTTAATAAAATTTAGTCCCAATGGAAATAGAATTTGGGGTACTTATTTTGGAGGCGAAAAACACGACTATGCATTCTCTTTAGGAATTGATTCTAATAATTATCTCTACACTTTTGGTTGGACTCAAAGTTTATCAAACATTTCAACCCCAGGTGTTTTTCAAGAAGTATATAATGATTCATTTTGGGCTACGGATAATAATGGTTGTATCTTTAAGTTTAATTCAGACGGCGATAAAATTTGGGGAACTTATTTTTTTTCGGAAACTCTAAAAGGATCTGTTTCAAAAAATGGTGACCTTTATTTTACCGGCACTACTAGTATAAATATTCCTTCAATATCCACTCCAAATGCTTATCAAGAAGATAATAACGGACGGGCTCAAGCTTACTTAGAAAATTTTGATAACAATGGAAAAAGAAAATGGGGCACATTTTATGGTGGAAACTATGGTGGAAGTACGGGAAATGTATCTGCAACCGACAACAATGGCAATATTTATCTAGCTGGGACAACAAGTAGCTCAGATTACATTGCAACACCAAATACTCATCAAACAAATCTTTATAATTCTGGTAATGATGCCTATCTAATAAAGTTTAAAGATTGTGAATCAAGCGCTTTAGTAACTAGTAACTCCCCAATATGTATTGGCAACACTTTAGAACTAAAAGCATCTGGAGGAACAGATTATGTATGGACAGGTCCAAACGGATTTACATCTACCATACAAAACCCTACTATACCTAATGCAACAGCTTCAAATGGTGGGCAATACACTTGTAGTATTACTGGAAGTGGAGGTTGTGATGACACAAAAAAAGTGGATGTAATCATTGGAGATATTGAGGCTCCCATTCCTAATCTTGCATTTCTTCCAACAATAACTGGAGATTGCAAAACTATCATAAATACAATTCCAACTGCTACTGATGTATGTGCAGGCACTATTACAGCGACTACCACCAGTCCGCTTTCGTACAGCTTGCCTGGCAACTATACCGTTATTTGGGAATATAATGATGGAAACGGAAACACATCAACACAAAATCAAACTATTACAATAATTGCTCAGCCATTACCAACTGCTCCATCTACACAAACTTTTTGCATCCAACAAAATGCCACAATAAACGAAATAAAAATAACAGGTCAAAACATCAAATGGTATGATGCTTTGACTAATGGTAATTTATTAGCAAATACGACTCCTTTACAAAACGGAATTACCTATTACGCTTCACAAACGATTGATGGTTGTGAAAGTGATAGAATTTCTGTTTTAATAAATATTCAAAATACTCCCACTCCAACAGGAAGTGCAAATCAAACATTTTGTAAAAGTCAAAATCCAACTTTAGATACTATTGTAGCTTCTGGAACTGCTATACAATGGTATGATATTGGTGGAACTCTTTTATCCAATTCAACCGCTTTGCAAGACGGTATAACCTATTATGCTTCGCAAACAGAAAACGGTTGTGAGAGCACAAATAAATTAGCCATTATAATTTCGCTTATCAGTACTTTACCGGCAAATGATTATGCAGAATTGTTTTGTGATGATTTAAATGATGGTTCTGAAAAAGTGGATTTGTCTGATTATAATTCAAAGTTAATATCCAATACTGCTGGATATACTTTTTCGTATTATTCAAATTATTCAGCTGCCGAAAATCAATTGGTAAGTAGTCAAATTACTAATTTTTCTAATTTTAATTTATCTTTAGGAGATAATAAAATCTACGTTCGTATTAATTCTAATACACCTTGTTATGCTATTTCCGAATTAAAACTAACTCTTTTGTCGAAACCTAAAATAACAATCCCAGATGTAGTTCCTATTTGTGAAAACAATACCATTACTATTGACGCAGGCTTGGATTACGATACTTACTTATGGTCAACTGGTGAAACATCATCGAGCATAAATGTGGATAATCCGGGTAATTATTCTGTTACTGTCACTAATAATTACTCTACTATTTCATGTTCAAGTACAAAGAATTTTGAAGTACGACAATCCAATATCGCCACAATAACTTCAATTGACACACAAGACTGGACCGACAATCAAAATACAATAACAGTGTATGCAACTGGTGCTGGTGATTTTGAATATTCCATCGACGGCATTCATTTTCAAGATGAGCCTCAGTTTACAAACATCATCAGTGGACAATATACGGTTCATGTACGAGACAAAAACGGTTGTGGAACCGTAACTGATGAAGTGTATTTATTGATGTATCCAAAGTTTTTTACTCCAAATGGCGACGGATTTAACGACACATGGAAAATCAAATTTTCAAATGTTGAGATTGGGTTAAGCGTAAAAATATTTGACCGATATGGTAAACTCATCAAAGAATTAACGCATAATAACGATTGGGACGGAAGACTCAATGGACAAGAACTTCCCGCAACCGATTATTGGTTTGTGGTAACTAGAGCAAATGGCACAGAATATCGCGGTCATTTTAGTTTAAAAAGATAA
- a CDS encoding acetyl-CoA carboxylase biotin carboxyl carrier protein subunit: MSDSYKVKVNDSFSFDINKEEVSKLDAVNLDSNSVHILHKNNPYKAEIVSSDFLQKTYTVKVNNNSYVVAISNPLDVLIKDMGFEVGLTKQVNFIKAPMPGLILEISVVVGQAVLENDNLIILGAMKMENSFLSPRDGVIKTISVVLGDAVDKGQLLIEFE; encoded by the coding sequence ATGAGTGATAGTTATAAAGTAAAAGTAAATGATTCTTTTTCATTTGATATTAATAAAGAAGAAGTTTCAAAACTCGATGCTGTAAATTTGGATTCCAATTCTGTCCATATTTTACATAAAAACAACCCTTATAAAGCAGAAATTGTAAGTTCTGACTTTCTTCAAAAAACGTATACTGTAAAGGTCAATAACAACTCTTATGTTGTGGCAATCTCTAATCCGTTGGATGTTTTGATTAAAGATATGGGATTTGAAGTTGGACTCACTAAACAAGTCAATTTCATCAAAGCACCTATGCCTGGACTAATTCTAGAAATCAGTGTAGTGGTTGGACAAGCGGTACTTGAAAATGATAATTTAATCATTTTAGGTGCTATGAAAATGGAAAATAGTTTCCTGTCTCCTCGTGATGGTGTTATAAAAACAATTTCGGTTGTGTTAGGAGATGCTGTTGATAAAGGGCAGTTGTTAATTGAATTTGAATAA